The Triticum aestivum cultivar Chinese Spring chromosome 4B, IWGSC CS RefSeq v2.1, whole genome shotgun sequence sequence AATTTCAAATTGTTCATCGAATTTGAGGAaaaggttcattgattttgaaaacaaaagttcattcaatttgaaaaagttcaagaattttgaaaataataataataataataataaaactagtaaataaaataaaaaaagattaaagaaaacaaaaaggaaaacaaataaagaaaaactgGTCTAGAAACCGGGGCTTTCTGCGGACTGGAATTTGTCCATCGCACCGGAAAAACCAGATTGGGAAGCTTGTGGAAGCTTCCCCAAAGCAAAAACCAGATTGGGAAGCTTGTGGAAGCTTCCCAAAACCATGGGCTTTCTACAAACTGAAAAGAAATAAAACGAAAAAAGAAGTAAGAAGCCACACGTGCTAGTTATCATAGTGGCTACCGCGGTttacacttgaggaagagatcgcAAGTTCGTTTCTAAGCGAGCGCTTACCTTTGTTGCAGTTTAATCGAATAAAGAAAAACAAcgataaatgggccggcccagcatagAGGGGTGTGTGTGCTCGTTTGCAAAATGCATAGTAACAGGCGCTTAAAGCCGCAAATAGGAAATTCCCCAACGGTCGCGGTGTCGAGGAATATTTAATAATTCTTAGCTAATGAAGAATTAGCAAACCATTCATTTATTCAAAGGCAATGCTACCTTTGAATAATTTTTTTTAATCATTTGCATCACTAGCTGTTTCCCACTACTCAATTTTGCCAATAAAAATTTTAACTGCTAAAAAATGCCATGCTTCGTTAGGCACATGCTAAAAAATGCCACTGTACACAATTACTGTGAGCTCAAATCTCGTGAGCCATGTTATAGTGATATTAATACCTATGGACCCACATTTTAGCTCTTCATCTATCTCACTATAATAAACTATGGGTCCCATTTGATtccaacaacgttcttatttttctgtaaaattattcgcttgcttactcctgacaagtgggcctacacttattctttttgaaaacccgaaaagggaatgcaacacgagtgggcctacacttatcattgtgagaaagagagagttgacatgtcggtttaggggtatttttgtcatataacatggtcaatgggTTTGACCTCACAATAACAATGTCTAATACATTTTTGAGCAAATATTTAATGAAATGATGGCTTTTTTGAGATATCTGATGGCACTTTGTAGCATGCATCTCATGGaatagttgtaacttctaatggaaaagctgagtagtgggacacaactagtgcCATAAATGATAAAAATCTTTAAATAAATGAATGGACTTTGAGTAAATATTCCCTGGCTTAGGCGAAGCACGTCGTCCCCGTTGTTGCGGTCGTCGCCATCACAACATCTTCGCCATCGTGATTGTCGCCATCACAACATTGTTGCCCCTGTAGTCGTTGCCATTGCAACACCATGTCTGTTGGAGCCGTCTTTGCCGTTGCCGCATTGTCGAACTTTCAGTGTCGCCGCTGGTGCATTCGCCATTGCGCAACATCATCCATGTAGAAGTTTTCGGGACCTGTTGAAATGTCGTCCTTGTTGCATTCGCTGCTATGCAACATCATCCATGTTGCACGACGCCACTATAATATCACTGGCGTTGCGGTCAACGCCGCGCAACTTCGTCGGTGTTGTAGTCAACGCGACGGGGACATCGCTACTCTTGCGGTAGGGCGAGCCACCTTTGCTGAATCATATGGAGATTTGGACCCTTGGTAGCGTGGGGAGCCTACAGTAGCAGCAGGGCCCCTGCCCGCCTTgcagcacctcgccgtcgccgggagCAGTCGTACGTCGTCCCGACAGCTGTGGTGCCTGTCACCCCTTCACGCAACAGTGTCGCCTCTCCCGGCTGTTCATGGCGAGCTCGTGGGTCAGCTCGTCCAGTTCGCTAGGGCGGTGGCAGTGTGGCACCATGACTGAATTGCGAGGAGCATCACCGTTTAGGGAGGAACGGGGAAATCGCTCATTCGGACGAGGAAGGGAGATAAGGAAGAAGGAGAGAGGACACGTGCGGGGCGCACATGGTGCCTGTCGCGTGCGCGAGGCGGCTGGCCCACGCGCAAGCGTAATGGTGGATTCTGGATTGTGAGCGTTTCTCTTTATTCAATGGAGTTTACAAGCAACCATGTCGAATATCCATGGGAAGCACTGTTGTCGGTTCGTTCATTCAGTTCAATCCACACCGGCGGTGTCCTGAGAGCACGGCTCCGACGCAAAGGACAGCTTGGCGTCTTTGAGGTCGTACACGAACCTTGTGTCCACCTGCTGCAGCGCGCCGATGACCGTCCGCTCGCCcggactcatggcaaggcacaggGCGGCCCCGTGGAGCTTGCTCTCCACCACCGTGAACAGCTGCTCCGGCTTGACGACCAGCCTCGCCGTCTCCTCCGCGAAGTGGAAGGACAGCGACTGGAGGTGCCGCTTGATCTCCGCGGTCTTGCGGACGCACAGCCCGTAGCCCTGCCGCTGCACGCGCTCCGCCCTGTTCCGCTGCAGGTCACTCCACATGGCCTCCTCCACGACGCGGTACGCCTCCCGGGCCAGCACCGTCAGGGGCGTGCCGGGGTCGATCACGCACCCGCCCTGCCCGCCGCGCCGCCGGGCGAACATCTCCGGCCTGATCCCCGTCAGCCTCTTCGCGTCCAGGCTGATGCCCACGAGGCTCACGTAGTACTGCGACTCGTGCGCGTCCAGCGCCGGGAGGATCTTGGTCGTTCGGAGGCCCGGCCGTCTCGGCACGTCGGCGCCGAACCGGAGGAAGCCATGCCGGCTCGCTCCGCCGGAGAAGAGGCAGTACGAGAACTGCGTCTGCCCGCGCGCCGCCACCTGCATGACGAGCGAGGTAGGCATCTTACCCATGGCGGCGACGCCCGCGAAGGTGCGCTGGCTGTTGAAGTGCTCGGCCGAGTGCGCGCACCCGAAGACGAACTCCTTCATGGACTCTGGCCCCATGGTGAGGTTCTCCAAGGCCACGAAGCCGTGGACCGACATGCCGTGCTCGCCGGACAGGTGGAAGGCGCACTGCTGCCCCGCGGGCTCCATGGGGTACGGCGGGTGGCAGATCTGGCTCGTGCCGGCGACCTGCTGGAAGGTGGACGAGGCCTTGGGGTCGAACAGGGGGCCGCGCTGTGGCTGCTTCGGATTGCAGGGCTTGCACTGCAGCCACATCAGGCTACCCGAGGCGTCGAGCTTGAGGTTGTGGTCGTGCCGGCCTTTGCCCGAGCCCAAGCCAACGACCACGCTGAAGGCCATATCGATTGGCGAGGCCACTGGTGGGCGGAGGGTGGTGACGTTCGCCTCCGATGGAAGAAGGTCGTCCAGCCGGCTCTGGACTTGGAGGAAGCCGTCGTCGCGCAGCGCATAGTCATGGTGCGCCACCAGCCGGAAGCTCGAGCCAGCGCCCGAGCTAGCCATGGCGACTTTTGGGCTGCCCGCATCAGCACCGGCAGGCGGTATCAGGTGGGTCATGATGAGCGCCATCAGGAACACGACGCATTGGAGAGTGTTCTTGATCGCCATGGCCATCGACGTGCCAAGTGTGGGCTGTGGTATCTTTTTAATAATATGagtcgtatgcatctttctgatgtaAAGGCTGGGGTAAActcctttttgagaaaaaaaagTGTGGATTGTGGTCGCTTTATTCTACCTTGGATGGTGGGATATATCACCTATATATAGCACATCTACAACTCTGACTTTGCATATCTTTAGGCCACTGCAGCTGGAGTTGGAGATACGGCAGTACAGCAGCTTCAAGATGTGCTTTGCGAAGCATGTGTAGACCGATATATTGTATTTACTTTCGGACATTATTAATGACAAAGTTTTTCGGCTATGTGTACAGTATACTGTGCCAGCCGTCCGCTCTGCTCTAGCGTCTAGAGTACTTCGTTCTTTGGCCTTGGGCTGCAACCTTTTTTTGTTTAATACTATAACGTGGGAATagaaagaacacataaataaaatgTTCAAATACATATTGAATACCACAAAAATGTATGGTCATTTAATTGTACATAGGAAAATGTAACACCCCAATTTTTTGCATCTTCCTTTTCTTTGAATTTCATTCATGCGGATCTTGGTTGAATTTTGATTTGGATCTTCTTTTGGAAATTTATTTGGACTGGTGTTCAAACTTTTTCATATGGTAAGTGAATATGACTATGACTTGGACCAATACATATTGGATGTAATGAAGGAAAGATTATAACAAGTATAAACTTGCTAATCAAGATGGGAGGTTAGATAAAATTGCAACCAATCCTTATAACCCGACTTTATCTCCTTGTAGACCATGCTGCATGGCTGCACCAAGCCAGGGGGGTGGGGTATGGTTGCCACTCATTGGTTGTTCTATATACTTTGACCTCTGACTTGCCACTTGAACATACATGAACCTGTTTAGTCAACCTCTTCTTTGGCTTGgtcaagtcatggtgccactgaaccGAATTTATCTTAGTGCGATCACATTTGCCTTATCTAGGGAAGACCCTAGCTTGGTTTCACGTGCCTCTTATTTTTATCACCATAACCAGGAGTGTTAGACATGTGTGCTACTCTGATCAACTAGGCACTGTCTAATCCCGGGAGCCTAGGCAAGTATGGTTACGCGCGTTAGAAATGAATGTGTCTTGAAAGGGAAAGTTTAAACCACAGAGGTGGTAGACCCTAGGTGGGCAGTGTCAAGAATCTAGCACAGGCCCAGGTGCCTCCCCCATGACATGACCTATAGAGGCGTGTCGGTCGTACGGTAGGAGAGTCATGTGGTAGACAAGTTCTATTGGAGTGACGtccatggtgtgggtaaagtgcacaaCGTCTGCATAGTGTATAattctattcgaatagccgagttCACGGTAATGGGCATAGTTCGTACTAGGTTACATTGTGTCGTCCATCCCAATGATGAATAAACTTGCAACCCTAAGGTGGCTAAACACAAGGACTTGTCGTGATCACAGACATGATCAAAAGATCGAAGATATAGGTCACGAGGTGAATAAGAGTTGATAAGTGGTCACGAGTGACTAAGTATATATTGATATGAGTAAGGTCATAGACATAATCATTTGGTAATTTGTATGGCCGGATGGTCAAGATGGTAAGATTGCATAAAGCTAAGAGGTAAGTATGCTTGAGATCATAGTAGTAATAATAAACTTGGCTAACGAAGACGTGTGGTAATTTTTTTACAACCAACCCCTATAACCCCCAATCATATAAAGGTCTTAGGCAGGGGGCTCACTATCTCCTTTTCTCTCTGGCCTAGTAGTGGATGTATCATCCATAATCATGGAAATGTCTAGAAAACATGGTGTGGTGAAAGGGGTCTTGGGTGAGAAAATTGAGCAGCGTGTTAACATGTGTGATACGCCGATGACACAATTTTTTGATGAATGGTGATGAGGAGACtacaaaaatttggaaatttatTTTATGTGCTTTCAAGTAAATGTTAGGGTTAAtcattaactttcataagagcgagttgttccTTTTTGGGCAGGCTTGGAGCATGTTTGATTTTTACAAAGAGATATTTAGTTGTTAACTTGGTGAAATGACTTTGAAACACTTAGGGACTCATGTATCTAATGgtatgcagctaacctcgacgacaaacaacagcatcgcccgttatggccctgcgaaagtacatggataggcatgttaaatacaacatggttagcatccaccaaaaatagcaaatgggcagcatttctagtatatcttcattgcagagagtagcatggtagcaaagtttgttactggtattggtgaaattgaaccgaatagttaatacttgaacatcacacagtgtgcagtaatgaaataaacaaggcacggacatgcttaatacatcaaccgtacaaaacataaccattgcaagtggtattggtaagatttagctggtcagattatacctgttaagtcctggggggtagtcgacGGTGCACTTCTTCTGGGCCAGAGCCCGCACCATGTCGGCAGCggtggaggcgaggtgttcctccgggtcaacacgcacaatggccatcgcgccatggatcaccatcagctcctcgacctccacatgatatgtggttgggcttgcacggcgatgctctggaggtagggacgatggggatttggaggcatgaggatgtttcacagACGCCATTTAAGCAATCACGCCGGGGTCGTGATaaagatcggtgggttacctgactggatccgagcagaacgtagatgtgccTGAAGCTGTGGTTGAGGCGGTGGCGGTTTGAGCTACCGATAGGGGGAGGCGTGGGggcgtggggggggggaggggtagggggggagatactgaggaaatttgatgggtggggatgtagttggaggaataaattctgaaatcgcgcgcctaatgaaaatttcgctgtgAAATTTGAAACCTGGGCAGGGGGAACACACAACatagacgaagcgcgtaaaatactcgtctgtgagaaaacagaaaattggcagttcccgtctccaaaaaatgtacacgtgtagtcgATTTTTTTGGTCAAGCAAAAAAACGCAcatgggtacggcatagaaaccgtgttttttgtgatcttctaatgattaaagcaaaaaagtgcacacggtcacacatgctaatcaacgctcaaagccctcaaaggatgctcattgtacgttaatactacaaacttaaagtactactggtaatttgctctaatactacaaacttaacctacttctcacatgctgcaatcggggcatgctggccagacgacggcgttctccttcccggccttgcaGGTGGCAACCAACCATGCTTCGATCTCTGCCAAGCTCTCGTCATCACGTcgtgcggcctcttctttcttgcggcggcaggactcccttttcttgactgctttctgcctttttcgATCCTCCTATGCAGCTTTGGCCACatctagatccaccgcccattcggccatggtagcctcaaagtccgcccaatAACTGtgtggccggcggcggcgatgaactcggtgcGTCAATATGTCgttgcttccttaccatgtgtgcagtcgtgggcggcgaggaatgcggcgcggcgggatgccattgcttccttaccggttactgtgtgccgcggtgccatgaacgacgcttggagagagctctgggacgaaggggccgggcagccgtacaatGCGGTGGGttttaagagctcaacgacaaacaacaaaggaaatttggcttcccttacaattttgctcgttcattatcacaCACGGTTCATCTCGGTCGCTTCCGGAAATAGTGTGAGTTGAGGCTATTGTGTGTTGCGCGTTATGAttggccgaaaccctagccacacggATCGTGCGTGTGCACCGTcggatgcgccgcgatcgaacgacaatccacgtccctcacatcacatccatgcaactgtagctggattggatttatatgcaccaaatgcctagaaaatgcacataatcccttaaatatggtaaatgagcccggaaaaatgccaaatttgaacacgatgatttgcagggtgtatgttcttcgtagaaaaaaaaactccagggcaaaaaacaaagaaaatttgaattccccttcaatcttggtgatttccctctcgaaagcatggaacttctcgggcgatggttcgatttatgaagggcatgcatgacgacataagccaaaccttctcaaattatcaccagggcatggtgagggcataccatggcaccatgccaggcatcatgtttttcaatcatttatttcattttttctatagttgaaaacccaataaacaaacgtttgtggttgactattgctacgtcttgagcttggttggttttccttgaagaggaaagggtgatgcaacacagtagcgtaagtatttccctcagtttttgagaaccaagatatcaatccagtaggaggctcctcacaagtcccacacacctacacaaacaaaaaaagaacttgcaaccaacgcaataaaggggttgtcaatcccttcacggccacttgcgaaagtgagatctgatagagataatatgataagataaatatatttttggtattttatgatatagattggaaaagtaaagatgcaaacaaaagtagattgaaagcttatatgataaaagatagatccgggggccataggtttcactagtggcttctctcaagatagtgtaagtattacggtgggtgaacaaattactgtcgagcaattcatagaaaagcaaataattatgagattatctaggcatggtcatgcatataggcatcacgtccgtgacaagtagaccgactcctgcctgcatctactactattactccacacatcgaccgctatccagcatgcttctagagtattaagttcataagaacagagtaacacattaagaaagatgacatgatgtagagggataaactcatgcaatatgatataaaccccatctttttatccttgatggaaacaatacaatacgtgccttgctacccctgctgtcactgggaaaggacaccacaagattgaacccaaagctaagcacttctcccattgcaagaaagatcaatccagtaggccaaaccaaaccgaaaattcgaagagacttgcaaagataacttaatcacacataaaagaatccagaggagattcaaatatttctcataggtaacttcatcataaacccacaattcatcggatctcaacaaacacaccgcaaaaagagttacatcgaatagatctccaagaagaggaaggagaactttgtattgagattcaaagagagagaataagccatctagataataactatggacccgaaggtctgtggtaaactactcacaactcatcggagaggccttggtgttgatgtagaggccttccgtggtggattccccctatggtggagcgccggcgacggctccaagatgggatctcgcggatacagaatgttacggtggtggaaatatcttTTCTTGGTCGCCCCTTAtggttttggggtacgtgggtatatataggaggaagaagtacgtcggtggacgcccgaggggcccacgagacaggggatgcgcctgtagggggcgccctccaccctcgtggccgcgtcgggagcttcttgacttgcactccaagtcctctggatcacgttcgttccaaaaatcacgctcccaaaggtttcattccgtttggactccgtttgatattccttttcttcgaaacaatgaaataggcaaaaaaacagcaatacgggctgggcctccggttagtaggttagtcccaaaaatgatataaaagtgtaaagtaaagcccataaacatccaaaacaggtaatataatagcatggaacaatcaaaaattatagatacgttggagacgtatcaagcatccccaagcttaattcctgctcgtcctcgagtaggtaaatgataaaacagaatttttgatgtggaatgctacctagcataattctcaatgtaattttctttattgtggcatgaatgttcagatccaaatgattcaaaacaaaagttcatattgacataagagatagtaatacttcaagcatactaatcaaagcagtcatgttttctcaaaataacatggctaaagaaacttcatccctg is a genomic window containing:
- the LOC123094527 gene encoding aspartic proteinase nepenthesin-2-like; this translates as MHTTHIIKKIPQPTLGTSMAMAIKNTLQCVVFLMALIMTHLIPPAGADAGSPKVAMASSGAGSSFRLVAHHDYALRDDGFLQVQSRLDDLLPSEANVTTLRPPVASPIDMAFSVVVGLGSGKGRHDHNLKLDASGSLMWLQCKPCNPKQPQRGPLFDPKASSTFQQVAGTSQICHPPYPMEPAGQQCAFHLSGEHGMSVHGFVALENLTMGPESMKEFVFGCAHSAEHFNSQRTFAGVAAMGKMPTSLVMQVAARGQTQFSYCLFSGGASRHGFLRFGADVPRRPGLRTTKILPALDAHESQYYVSLVGISLDAKRLTGIRPEMFARRRGGQGGCVIDPGTPLTVLAREAYRVVEEAMWSDLQRNRAERVQRQGYGLCVRKTAEIKRHLQSLSFHFAEETARLVVKPEQLFTVVESKLHGAALCLAMSPGERTVIGALQQVDTRFVYDLKDAKLSFASEPCSQDTAGVD